CCCCGTCGCCGCGGCCCTCGACCTCGGCACCGGATCCGGGATCCAGGCACTGCACGCCGCCCAGCACGCCACCCGGGTCACGGCGACCGACGTCAACCCGCGCGCCCTGGAATTCACCCGGCTGACGCTGGCGCTCTCCGGGGCGCCGGAGGCCGAGCTGCTCACCGGTTCCCTCTTCGATCCCGTGGGCGACACGACGTACGACCTGATCGTGTCCAACCCGCCCTTCGTGATCTCGCCCGGCGCGCGGCTCACGTACCGGGACGGCGGCATGGGCGGCGACGACCTGTGCCGGACCCTGGTCCAGGAGGCGGGGGCCCACCTCAACCCGGGCGGGTACGCGCAGTTCCTCGGCAACTGGCAGCACGTGGAGGGCGAGGACTGGCGCGAACGGGTCCGCTCCTGGGTGCCGCGCGGCTGCGACGCGTGGATCGTGCAGCGCGACGTGCAGGACGTGACGCAGTACGCGGAGCTGTGGCTGCGCGACGCGGGCGACCACCGCGCCGATCCGGCCGAGTACGCCCAGCGGTACGAGGACTGGCTGGACGAGTTCGAGGCCCGCAAGACCAAGGCCGTCGGCTTCGGCTGGATCACCCTGCGCCGCACGGACGCGGCCGAGCCCTCGGTCGTGGTCGAGGAGTGGCCGCACTCGGTGGAGCAGCCGCTCGGCGAGACCGTCCTCGCGCACTTCGCCCGCCAGGACTACCTGCGCGAGCACGACGACGCGGCCCTGCTGGCGGGGTACTTCCAGCTGACCGAGGAGGTCGTCCAGGAGCAGGTCGGCGCGCCCGGTGCGGAGGATCCCGAGCACGTGGTGCTCCGGCAGAACCGCGGCATGCGCCGGGCCACCAAGGTCGACACGGTCGGCGCCGGCTTCGCCGGAGTGTGCGACGGCTCACTCAGCGCGGGCCGGATCCTGGACGCGATCGCGCAGCTGGTGGAGGAGGACCCGGTCCTCCTGCGGGACCGGACCCCGGAGGCGATCCGGATGCTGGTCGAGCAGGGTTTCCTGGAGCCCGTGCCGGGTCCGGGGCAGTAGCCGGCCGCCGCCGAAGCCGTGATGTAACCCGGGGTTCGCCTCGTGTACCCCCACGAGTGGCAGGCTCCCCGGCAGCGGGGATCCGGGGGGATCCCCGAGCGGCCCGGGGGAAGAGGGGAACGGCATGGAACGCGGTCCGGCGATCTTCGCGGCAACCGTGTTCCTGCTGTTCGGGGCCGCTCTGCTGGTCTGGACGGGGGCGCGCGCCCTGCACCGCGCGCCGGTGGCTGAGGGCGTGCGCCCCGTCGTGGCCGTTCCGCTGGCCGTACTGGCCGGCGCGGGTTCGCTGGCCCTCGGCATCTGGTGCCTCCAGCGGTTCTGAAGCGGGCATCGGCGACGATCTCCACCGGGGTGTGAAACCCGACGTCGCGACGGGTGCGGGGGCGGGGCCAGACGGCCCTTCGGCCACCCTGCGCGGTGACCGCGAGGGGCCCGGCGCGGCATCCGGGCGGCAGAAATGGCACTTGTCGGGTTACCGTTCGAGTGGCCGTTGCGGGCTTGTGCCGTTTGACACGGGGGCGGGTTGTACCGTCACACTCCGCAGCGTCGCCGTACCGCGACCGAGTGCCGACCGGAGAGAAGAGCCAAGTTGTCCCCGACTAGCGAGACCGCAAAGGGCGGCCGCCGACTCGTCATCGTCGAGTCCCCTGCCAAGGCGAAGACGATCAAGGGCTACCTCGGCCCGGGATACGTCGTCGAGGCGAGCGTCGGGCACATCCGCGACCTCCCGAACGGCGCGGCCGAGGTCCCCGACAAGTACACCGGCGAGGTCCGCCGTCTCGGCGTGGACGTCGAGCACGATTTCCAGCCGATCTACGTAGTGAATGCGGACAAGAAGGCGCAGGTCAGGAAGCTCAAGGACCTGCTGGCCGAGTCCGACGAACTCTTCCTCGCCACCGATGAGGACCGCGAGGGCGAAGCCATCGCGTGGCACCTCCAGGAAGTCCTCAAGCCCAAGGTCCCCGTCCACCGGATGGTCTTCCACGAGATCACCAAGGACGCGATCCGCGACGCCGTCGCCAACCCGCGCGAGCTGAACCAGCGCATGGTCGACGCCCAGGAGACCCGCCGCATCCTCGACCGCCTCTACGGCTACGAGGTCTCGCCGGTCCTGTGGAAGAAGGTCATGCCGCGGCTGTCGGCCGGCCGTGTCCAGTCCGTGGCCACGCGCATGGTCGTGGAGAAGGAGCGCGAGCGCATCGCCTTCCGCTCCGCCGAGTACTGGGACCTGACCGGCACTTTCGGCACCGGCCGCGCCGGTGACGCGTCCGACCCCTCGACCCTCGTCGCCCGCCTGAACACGGTGGACGGCAAGCGCGTCGCCCAGGGCCGCGACTTCGGCTCGAACGGGCAGCTCAAGAGCGAGGTGCTGCACCTCGACGAGGCGAACGCGCGGGGGCTGGCCGCCGCGCTGGCGCAGACCTCGTTCGCCGTCCGCTCGGTCGAGTCCAAGCCGTACCGCCGCTCCCCGTACGCCCCGTTCCGTACGACGACGCTCCAGCAGGAGGCCTCGCGCAAGCTGGGCTTCGGTGCGAAGGCGACCATGCAGGTGGCCCAGAAGCTGTACGAGAACGGCTTCATCACCTACATGCGTACGGACTCCACCACGCTCTCCGACACCGCGGTGTCGGCGGCGCGGGCGCAGGTCACCCAGCTCTACGGGGCCGACTACCTGCCGGAGAAGCCGCGCGTCTACGCCGGCAAGGTCAAGAACGCGCAGGAGGCGCACGAGGCGATCCGTCCTTCGGGTGATCGTTTCCGCACTCCGGCCGAGACGGGTCTGACCGGCGACCAGTTCCGCCTGTACGAGCTCATCTGGAAGCGGACCGTCGCCTCCCAGATGAAGGACGCGGTCGGCAACAGCGTCACCGTGAAGATCGGCGGCCGTGCCTCGGACGGGCGCGACGCCGAATTCACCTCCTCCGGCAAGACGATCACCTTCCACGGCTTCATGAAGGCCTACGTCGAGGGCGCGGACGACCCGAACGCCGAGCTCGACGACCGCGAGAAGCGGCTGCCGCAGGTCGCCGAGGGCGACGCGCTGACGGCCGAGGAGATCACGGCCGACGGCCACTCGACCAAGCCGCCGGCCCGCTACACCGAGGCCTCGCTGGTCAAGGAGCTGGAGGAGCGGGAGATCGGCCGCCCGTCGACGTACGCGTCGATCATCGGCACGATCCTCGACCGCGGCTACGTCTTCAAGAAGGGCACGGCCCTCGTGCCGTCCTTCCTGTCGTTCGCCGTGGTGAACCTGCTGGAGACGCACTTCGGCCGGCTCGTCGACTACGACTTCACCGCCAAGATGGAGGACGACCTCGACCGCATCGCGCGGGGCGAGGCCCAGTCCGTGCCGTGGCTGAAGCGCTTCTACTTCGGCGCGGAGGACGCCTCGGAGGTCGTACCGGCCGACGGTGACGCCCTCGGCGGCCTGAAGGAGCTGGTCACGGACCTCGGCGCGATCGACGCCCGGGAGATCTCCTCCTTCCCGGTAGGCGAAGGCATCGTGCTGCGCGTCGGCCGCTACGGGCCGTACGTGGAGCGGGGCGAGAAGGACGCGGAAGGCCACCAGCGGGCCGACGTACCGGACGACCTGGCTCCGGACGAGCTGACGGTCGAGTACGCGGAGGAGCTGTTCGCGAAGCCGAGCGGCGAGTTCGAGCTGGGCAAGGACCCGGTCAGCGGGAACGAGATCGTCGCCAAGGACGGCCGCTACGGGCCGTACGTGACGGAGATCCTGCCCGAGGGCACGCCGAAGACGGGCAAGAACGCGGTCAAGCCGCGGACGGCCTCGCTCTTCAAGTCGATGACCCTGGACACGGTCACCCTCGACGAGGCCCTCAAGCTGATGTCGCTGCCGCGCGTGGTCGGCGCGGACGCGGAGGGCGTGGAGATCACGGCCCAGAACGGCCGCTACGGCCCGTACCTGAAGAAGGGCACGGACTCGCGGTCCCTGGAGACCGAGGACCAGCTGTTCTCGATCACCCTGGACGAGGCCCTGGCGATCTACGCCCAGCCGAAGCAGCGGGGCCGGGCCGCGGCCAAGCCGCCGCTGAAGGAGCTGGGCACCGACCCGGTGAGCGAGAAGCCGGTGGTGGTCAAGGACGGCCGCTTCGGCCCGTACGTGACGGACGGCGAGACGAACGCGACGCTGCGGCGGGACGACGACGTCGAGACGATCACGCCGGAGCGGGGCTACGAGCTGCTCGCGGAGAAGCGGGCGAAGGGCCCGGCGAAGAAGACCGCGAAGAAGGCGCCCGCCAAGAAGGCCCCGGCGAAGAAGGCGACGGCGACCAAGACCGCTGCCGCGAAGAAGACGACGGCGGCGAAGAAGACCACGGCCGCCAAGAAGACGACGGCGACGGCGGCGGCGAAGAAGACCACGGCCGCCGCCGCGAAGAAGGCCGCGGCCGCTGCGGAGGCCGCTTCCGCGGACGCTCCGGCGGACGAGTAGTCCCGGCCTGCCGGCGACCGCCTGCCGACGACCGTACGAGGGCCCCGCGCGACATCGCGCGGGGCCCTCGCCCGTTCCGCCCGGGCGGGGCCGCGGGGCCGCGTCCCGCAAGGTGGGTGCCGGGTCACACCCGGCGTCGTCCACAGGCCCCCGCAACGGCCGATCGCAGCGGATAGGCTGGGCGGATGACGCGAGCCGAGCAGCCGACGGCAGTGACCGCCTCCGAGAACCCCACCTACGACGAAGCCCTGGCCGCGGATTCCCGCGAGCGAGCGGTGCGCGCCCTGCTGCGCACACCCGGGCTGCGCCGGCTGTGGAGCGCCCAGCTGGTGAGCGGCATCGGCGATGCCCTCGCCCTGCTGGTCCTGGTGCTGCTGACCCTCCAGGCGGCCGTCACCGCCGGTACGGAGAGCATGTTCGGCAGCGGCTACCGGGGCGCGGCCTTCGCCGTCGCCGCCGTCTTCGCGGTCCGGGTCCTCGCCACCGTCCTGTTCGGAGCGGTCCTGCTCGGCCCGCTGGCCCAGCTCACGGCCCCCGGAGGCAAGCTGGACCGCCGCTGGACGATGGTCGGCGCCGACGCGCTGCGGATCGGGCTGTTCGTCGTCGCCCCGCTGTGGCTCGACTGGATCCCGGCGCACGCCACGACCGCGCTGCTCGCCACCGTCTTCGTCTCCGGCGCCGCCGAGCGGGTGTGGACCCTGGCCAAGGAGAGCGCCGCGCCCGCGCTGCTGCCGGCGCCGCCGCCGGAGGGAGCGACCGTACGCCCGCTGCCGGACCACCTCGACGCCCTGCGGCGCCTCACGCTGCGCACGGCCTTCGCGGCGCTGCCCGTCGCGGCGGCCGCGCTGCTCGTCGCGACCCTGATCGGGCGGGCGCTGGGCCTGGGCGTGGCCTGGTTCGCCGCGCACCAGGCGGCGCTGGGTTCGTACGTGGCCGCCGGCCTGTTCGCCGCGTCCGTCTCGCTGCTGGTGCCGCTGGTGCTGCCGGCGGCCAAGACCCCGAGGCCGCGCTCCCCGCTGGAGGGGCTGCGGGCCCCCAGGGCGGGCGACCGGCCCGAGAAGGGCCGTACGGGCGCGATCCCGCTGCTCGTGCTGGCCTGCGCCGCCGTCGCGGGAGCGGTCGCCTGCGCCGCCTCCGTCTCCGTACTGCACGCCTTCGACCTGGGCGGCGGCCCGTCCGCCTACGCCCTGCTGGTGCTCGCCCTCGTCGGCGGCACCGCCCTCGGGATCCGCGCCACCCAGGCCGGGAAGGTGCTGCCCGGGCTGTCCCCGCGCCG
The Streptomyces sp. NBC_00091 genome window above contains:
- a CDS encoding class I SAM-dependent methyltransferase, which encodes MSTTSLPKPDHAAELREALLDAGFTADGLLDLLGAPAYAALARSETVPALRATRGPGDGPLASLVRLFLLQQPEPYVHAAAALPVDAAIADGWLRYEGDEVHATVDVRPYGGPGGEDWFIVSDLGCAVGGAGGIGSREEGVVLGVGGASTTLAGITVPLPVAAALDLGTGSGIQALHAAQHATRVTATDVNPRALEFTRLTLALSGAPEAELLTGSLFDPVGDTTYDLIVSNPPFVISPGARLTYRDGGMGGDDLCRTLVQEAGAHLNPGGYAQFLGNWQHVEGEDWRERVRSWVPRGCDAWIVQRDVQDVTQYAELWLRDAGDHRADPAEYAQRYEDWLDEFEARKTKAVGFGWITLRRTDAAEPSVVVEEWPHSVEQPLGETVLAHFARQDYLREHDDAALLAGYFQLTEEVVQEQVGAPGAEDPEHVVLRQNRGMRRATKVDTVGAGFAGVCDGSLSAGRILDAIAQLVEEDPVLLRDRTPEAIRMLVEQGFLEPVPGPGQ
- the topA gene encoding type I DNA topoisomerase, whose amino-acid sequence is MSPTSETAKGGRRLVIVESPAKAKTIKGYLGPGYVVEASVGHIRDLPNGAAEVPDKYTGEVRRLGVDVEHDFQPIYVVNADKKAQVRKLKDLLAESDELFLATDEDREGEAIAWHLQEVLKPKVPVHRMVFHEITKDAIRDAVANPRELNQRMVDAQETRRILDRLYGYEVSPVLWKKVMPRLSAGRVQSVATRMVVEKERERIAFRSAEYWDLTGTFGTGRAGDASDPSTLVARLNTVDGKRVAQGRDFGSNGQLKSEVLHLDEANARGLAAALAQTSFAVRSVESKPYRRSPYAPFRTTTLQQEASRKLGFGAKATMQVAQKLYENGFITYMRTDSTTLSDTAVSAARAQVTQLYGADYLPEKPRVYAGKVKNAQEAHEAIRPSGDRFRTPAETGLTGDQFRLYELIWKRTVASQMKDAVGNSVTVKIGGRASDGRDAEFTSSGKTITFHGFMKAYVEGADDPNAELDDREKRLPQVAEGDALTAEEITADGHSTKPPARYTEASLVKELEEREIGRPSTYASIIGTILDRGYVFKKGTALVPSFLSFAVVNLLETHFGRLVDYDFTAKMEDDLDRIARGEAQSVPWLKRFYFGAEDASEVVPADGDALGGLKELVTDLGAIDAREISSFPVGEGIVLRVGRYGPYVERGEKDAEGHQRADVPDDLAPDELTVEYAEELFAKPSGEFELGKDPVSGNEIVAKDGRYGPYVTEILPEGTPKTGKNAVKPRTASLFKSMTLDTVTLDEALKLMSLPRVVGADAEGVEITAQNGRYGPYLKKGTDSRSLETEDQLFSITLDEALAIYAQPKQRGRAAAKPPLKELGTDPVSEKPVVVKDGRFGPYVTDGETNATLRRDDDVETITPERGYELLAEKRAKGPAKKTAKKAPAKKAPAKKATATKTAAAKKTTAAKKTTAAKKTTATAAAKKTTAAAAKKAAAAAEAASADAPADE